The Metabacillus schmidteae genome has a segment encoding these proteins:
- a CDS encoding Gfo/Idh/MocA family protein, whose amino-acid sequence MSKLRIGIIGVGGIAQGRHIPAFQNFTDDCVVTAVSDVNLERAQEVATTHKIEHVVEDYREIFQHVDAVCICTPNKFHAEITIAALEAGVHVLCEKPMALSSDECERMLEASKRTGNVLAIAYHYRFMKNSQAAKQLMEEVGTPLVTRVQALRRRKVPGWGVFTNKSLQGGGSLIDYGCHLLDLAIWLMGSPKHVEVNGSTYNVLSKTPNGVNQWGSFDHETFDVDDHVTAYIKFENGASLLLETSWAANILDDQEHVSISGSGGGISVFPLELYTAKNGMLMNSQAAWVQGEDNPGIAQVKNFIDACRGEAELVVKPEEALQVSQIIDDIYRSAERLKG is encoded by the coding sequence ATGAGTAAATTACGTATCGGAATCATCGGTGTTGGCGGAATTGCACAAGGCCGTCACATTCCTGCCTTTCAAAACTTCACTGATGACTGTGTAGTTACAGCAGTAAGCGATGTGAATTTAGAGAGAGCACAGGAAGTTGCAACAACACACAAAATAGAACATGTAGTAGAAGACTATCGGGAAATTTTTCAACACGTGGATGCAGTCTGTATCTGTACTCCAAACAAGTTTCATGCAGAAATAACAATTGCAGCTTTAGAAGCAGGAGTGCATGTTCTTTGTGAGAAGCCAATGGCACTTTCTTCAGATGAATGTGAAAGAATGCTTGAAGCCTCAAAGCGTACAGGCAACGTATTAGCGATTGCCTATCACTATCGGTTTATGAAAAACTCTCAAGCCGCAAAACAATTAATGGAAGAAGTGGGAACTCCACTAGTAACAAGAGTTCAAGCATTGAGAAGAAGAAAGGTGCCTGGCTGGGGTGTGTTTACTAATAAATCCCTTCAAGGTGGAGGAAGTTTAATAGACTATGGCTGTCATCTGCTGGACTTAGCCATTTGGTTAATGGGAAGTCCAAAGCATGTTGAAGTAAACGGCAGCACATATAATGTGTTAAGCAAAACGCCGAATGGTGTAAACCAATGGGGGAGCTTTGATCATGAAACCTTTGATGTAGACGATCATGTGACAGCATACATTAAGTTTGAAAATGGTGCTTCACTATTATTGGAAACATCTTGGGCAGCAAATATTCTAGACGATCAGGAACATGTCAGTATCTCAGGATCAGGTGGGGGAATAAGCGTATTTCCTCTTGAACTCTACACAGCCAAAAATGGGATGCTAATGAATAGCCAAGCTGCTTGGGTACAAGGTGAAGATAACCCTGGAATTGCTCAAGTGAAAAATTTCATTGATGCATGTCGTGGAGAAGCAGAATTGGTCGTAAAACCAGAAGAAGCATTACAAGTTTCACAGATTATAGATGATATCTATCGATCTGCTGAAAGATTAAAAGGGTAA
- a CDS encoding sugar phosphate isomerase/epimerase family protein, with translation MKLGVFTVLFNDKSFEEMLDHVKASGLHAIEIGTGGYPGGSHCDLDALLESEEKRNEYLAKVQERDLIISAFSCHGNPLSPDKEMAKDHHETIMKTIKLASLMNVPVVNTFSGTPGDSEDAKYPNWPVTPWPNEYGDVLKWQWEEKLIPYWKEVGAYAQEHNVKIGLELHGGFLVHTPYTLLKLREETCDAIGANLDPSHLWWQGIDPVAAIKILGKANAIHHFHAKDTYIDQDNVNMYGLTDMQPYGEVQTRAWTFRSVGCGHSLTEWNDIMSALRTYNYDYVVSIEHEDPIMSIDEGFERAVTNLKTVLINDQPSQMWWV, from the coding sequence ATGAAATTAGGCGTATTTACAGTACTTTTTAATGACAAATCCTTTGAAGAAATGTTAGATCATGTGAAAGCATCAGGTCTTCACGCAATAGAAATCGGAACAGGCGGATATCCCGGGGGATCGCATTGCGATCTTGATGCATTACTGGAAAGTGAAGAAAAGCGAAATGAGTACTTAGCAAAAGTTCAGGAACGTGACCTCATCATCAGCGCATTCAGCTGTCACGGAAACCCGCTTTCACCTGACAAAGAAATGGCAAAAGACCATCATGAAACGATCATGAAAACAATCAAACTAGCTTCATTAATGAATGTACCTGTTGTTAACACGTTCTCAGGAACACCAGGTGACAGTGAAGACGCGAAATATCCAAACTGGCCAGTCACACCATGGCCAAATGAATATGGTGATGTGTTAAAGTGGCAATGGGAAGAAAAACTAATTCCTTATTGGAAGGAAGTCGGAGCATATGCACAAGAGCATAATGTGAAGATCGGTCTGGAATTACACGGTGGATTCTTAGTTCACACTCCATATACATTACTAAAATTACGTGAAGAAACTTGTGACGCGATCGGCGCTAACTTAGATCCAAGTCATCTTTGGTGGCAGGGAATTGATCCGGTAGCAGCGATTAAGATTTTAGGAAAAGCAAATGCCATTCACCACTTCCATGCAAAAGATACATACATTGACCAAGACAATGTAAACATGTATGGATTAACAGACATGCAGCCATACGGCGAAGTTCAAACAAGAGCATGGACCTTCAGATCTGTCGGCTGTGGACACAGCTTAACAGAATGGAACGATATCATGAGTGCCCTTCGCACATACAACTACGATTATGTTGTAAGTATTGAGCATGAAGATCCAATCATGTCGATTGACGAAGGATTTGAACGTGCGGTAACAAACCTAAAAACTGTACTAATCAATGACCAGCCATCTCAAATGTGGTGGGTATAA
- a CDS encoding class I SAM-dependent rRNA methyltransferase has translation MANSIKIQVKPNYVKLFKTGYPLIDKEAIKNSDVLKQEGTIIDLFDDKNQFLAKGYYGKQNKGRGWVLSHNQKEVIDQAFFTKKLKAAVEARQSFYKDNDTTAFRVFNGEGDGIGGLTIDCYEEGYYVLTWYSEGIYSFKEEIIKSLSNIVDYKGIYEKKRFDVKGTYIEDDDFVIGERADFPLIVKENGIKFAVYLNDGAMVGVFLDQKDVRKAIRDKYAKGKNVLNTFSYTGAFSVAAALGGATKTTSVDLANRSKAKTIEQFSVNQLDYEAQDIIVEDVFNYFKYAVRKQLSFDMVILDPPSFARSKKHTFSAGKDYPELLKQAIQLTERQGIIVASSNCSTFGMPKFKGFIEKAFQETGETYKILEEFSLPKDFKTIKEFKEGNYLKVVIIKKL, from the coding sequence ATGGCAAATTCCATCAAAATACAAGTAAAACCAAACTATGTAAAATTATTCAAAACAGGATATCCTCTAATCGATAAAGAGGCAATCAAAAACAGTGATGTCCTTAAACAAGAAGGAACCATTATTGATCTTTTTGATGATAAGAATCAATTTCTAGCCAAAGGATACTATGGAAAACAAAATAAAGGCAGAGGCTGGGTGTTAAGTCATAATCAAAAAGAGGTGATTGATCAAGCTTTTTTTACAAAGAAACTAAAAGCTGCGGTGGAAGCACGTCAGTCCTTTTATAAAGACAATGATACAACTGCATTTCGTGTTTTTAATGGAGAGGGAGACGGCATTGGCGGATTAACCATTGATTGCTATGAAGAAGGTTATTATGTATTAACCTGGTATAGTGAAGGAATCTACTCTTTTAAAGAAGAAATTATCAAGTCCTTAAGCAATATTGTAGACTATAAAGGAATCTATGAAAAGAAACGGTTTGATGTAAAGGGTACATATATAGAGGATGATGACTTTGTAATAGGGGAAAGGGCCGACTTTCCGCTTATTGTGAAGGAAAACGGAATTAAATTTGCAGTTTACCTAAATGACGGAGCAATGGTAGGGGTTTTCCTCGATCAAAAAGATGTTCGTAAAGCGATCCGTGATAAATATGCAAAAGGCAAAAACGTGCTAAATACATTTTCATATACAGGGGCTTTTTCTGTAGCAGCTGCCCTTGGCGGAGCAACGAAAACAACAAGTGTTGATCTTGCGAATCGAAGTAAAGCAAAAACCATTGAACAATTTAGCGTTAATCAACTGGATTATGAAGCACAAGATATTATCGTTGAAGATGTATTTAATTATTTTAAATATGCTGTTCGTAAACAGCTGTCATTTGACATGGTCATCCTTGATCCTCCAAGCTTCGCTAGATCAAAGAAGCATACTTTTAGTGCGGGAAAGGATTATCCGGAGCTATTGAAACAAGCCATTCAACTAACCGAGAGGCAGGGAATCATCGTTGCTTCCTCTAATTGCAGTACATTCGGAATGCCAAAGTTTAAAGGATTTATCGAAAAGGCATTTCAAGAAACAGGAGAAACGTATAAAATTCTTGAAGAATTTAGTTTGCCGAAAGATTTTAAAACAATAAAGGAATTTAAAGAAGGAAACTATTTAAAAGTCGTCATCATAAAGAAACTGTAA
- a CDS encoding P-loop NTPase family protein translates to MILKKIMVIGVSAGAGKSTFARKLSEVLQIDVYHLDTMFWEPGWIEASFEDFKSRQQKVIINHPQWIMEGNYRNTFDMRVEKADTIIYLEKPLTVCLYRVIKRWLTNIGKDRPDRAIGCNEKIDMAFIKFICTTYSQRKKRTRQQLHQLESTKQVFILTNDKEIEDFLRTIAN, encoded by the coding sequence ATGATCTTGAAAAAAATAATGGTTATCGGGGTTTCAGCTGGTGCAGGGAAATCGACATTTGCTAGAAAATTATCAGAAGTTCTCCAAATAGATGTATACCATCTGGACACAATGTTCTGGGAGCCTGGGTGGATTGAAGCATCATTTGAAGATTTTAAGTCAAGACAACAAAAGGTTATTATCAATCACCCACAATGGATAATGGAAGGAAATTACCGCAATACCTTTGATATGAGAGTAGAAAAGGCCGATACAATTATTTATTTAGAAAAGCCATTAACAGTCTGTCTATATCGGGTCATCAAACGATGGCTAACAAACATTGGAAAAGACCGTCCTGACCGAGCCATTGGCTGTAACGAGAAAATAGATATGGCCTTCATCAAATTTATATGCACAACTTATTCTCAACGCAAGAAAAGAACGAGACAACAACTTCATCAGCTGGAATCTACTAAACAAGTATTTATTCTTACGAACGATAAGGAAATTGAGGACTTTCTTCGAACGATAGCGAATTAA
- a CDS encoding DEAD/DEAH box helicase produces MSENNFLQQLEPFIQTNWENANFQEPTAIQLKAIPPILEGKDVIAESPTGTGKTLAYVLPLLNKIDVSKKAAQIVILAPSRELVMQIFEEVKKWSAGSPITSASFIGGANIKRQVDKLKKSPQVILGTPGRIQELIKMKKLKMHAVKTVVLDEGDQLLTPEHKKTIQEIIKSTLNERQVVLFSATSNESTESRARDLMKKNPEIIKVSRDEVPVGQVDHVYLVCEQREKAHILERVVKNIPMKALGFVKDIGNLTVLGEKLEFNGVDVHLLHSDTKKEEREAALKSLRSDKQGLLLATDVAARGLDIAELSHVIHYDLPANASQYIHRSGRTGRQGAAGTVLSIVTEREERELKKLAKELDITLVKNELYRGELVEK; encoded by the coding sequence ATGTCAGAAAATAACTTTTTACAACAACTAGAACCTTTTATCCAAACGAATTGGGAAAACGCTAATTTTCAAGAGCCTACCGCCATCCAGCTAAAGGCAATCCCTCCAATCCTAGAAGGAAAAGACGTTATCGCTGAATCCCCAACAGGGACAGGCAAAACCCTGGCATATGTTTTGCCGCTACTAAACAAAATTGATGTTAGCAAAAAGGCAGCACAGATCGTCATCCTAGCACCTTCAAGAGAACTTGTGATGCAAATTTTTGAAGAAGTGAAAAAATGGTCTGCAGGCAGTCCCATCACAAGTGCCTCTTTTATTGGGGGAGCAAATATAAAAAGACAAGTAGACAAATTAAAGAAAAGTCCTCAAGTAATCCTTGGTACACCTGGAAGGATACAAGAACTAATTAAAATGAAAAAGCTGAAAATGCATGCTGTAAAAACCGTTGTATTAGATGAGGGAGACCAACTTCTAACACCGGAACATAAAAAAACGATACAAGAGATCATTAAATCAACCCTAAACGAACGCCAAGTTGTCCTGTTTTCTGCTACCTCAAATGAAAGCACAGAATCAAGGGCCAGAGATCTTATGAAAAAGAATCCGGAAATCATTAAGGTGAGCAGAGATGAAGTTCCAGTAGGACAAGTAGATCATGTGTATCTTGTTTGTGAACAAAGAGAAAAAGCACACATCCTTGAAAGAGTTGTTAAAAATATTCCGATGAAAGCTTTAGGGTTTGTAAAGGATATCGGAAACTTAACTGTATTAGGAGAAAAGCTTGAATTTAATGGAGTCGATGTTCATCTATTACATAGTGATACAAAGAAAGAAGAACGTGAGGCAGCCTTAAAAAGCCTTCGATCAGACAAACAGGGACTTTTGCTTGCAACAGATGTTGCAGCTAGAGGCTTGGATATTGCAGAGCTATCACATGTTATCCACTACGACCTGCCAGCAAATGCTTCTCAATATATTCACCGATCAGGCAGAACAGGACGCCAGGGGGCAGCAGGTACAGTACTTTCTATTGTAACAGAACGGGAAGAAAGAGAATTAAAGAAACTGGCCAAAGAGCTGGATATTACACTTGTTAAGAATGAATTATACAGAGGGGAATTGGTTGAGAAATAA
- a CDS encoding peptidoglycan-binding domain-containing protein — MFIDDVAEALRNFDGASPPSQPSARPQTAPAPKRVTKGTSVKLPIGEGASGPFVRDIQNQLIKAGYRLPRYGADGVFGEETENAVMRFQRNYNLAVDGLVGSVTLSKLQQVNQQRVSAPDFPLPNGVLRRGDQGESVRQLQRALKQINFNPGTVDGIYGPQTEDAVRRFQSMYAALGDDGIYGPNTRKYIRMELDD, encoded by the coding sequence ATGTTCATTGATGATGTCGCCGAAGCGCTTCGGAACTTTGATGGTGCAAGTCCACCTAGTCAACCAAGTGCTAGACCACAAACAGCCCCCGCACCAAAACGGGTTACAAAAGGAACTTCTGTGAAATTACCAATTGGAGAAGGTGCTTCAGGACCTTTCGTTCGGGATATTCAAAATCAACTTATTAAAGCAGGCTACAGATTACCTCGCTATGGTGCAGATGGTGTGTTTGGAGAAGAAACAGAAAATGCCGTTATGAGGTTCCAAAGAAACTATAACTTAGCAGTAGATGGTTTAGTTGGTTCAGTCACCTTATCAAAATTGCAGCAAGTGAATCAGCAACGAGTATCAGCCCCAGACTTCCCTCTGCCAAATGGAGTTTTAAGACGTGGAGATCAAGGAGAATCAGTAAGACAGCTGCAAAGAGCCCTTAAACAAATTAACTTTAATCCAGGTACTGTTGATGGGATTTACGGACCTCAGACAGAAGATGCTGTAAGGAGATTCCAGTCTATGTACGCAGCTCTCGGTGATGACGGAATATACGGTCCAAATACTAGAAAATATATACGAATGGAATTAGATGACTAG
- a CDS encoding YfhD family protein: protein MGRGHQHNHKARDTNSTTLPQTPKNLKRDGVDEEFSRELADQADLEAQARANAANQRQSTNRNSNL from the coding sequence ATGGGCAGAGGACATCAACATAACCATAAAGCACGTGATACGAACTCAACAACTCTTCCACAAACACCTAAGAACTTAAAAAGAGACGGTGTGGATGAGGAATTCTCAAGAGAATTAGCAGATCAAGCTGATTTAGAGGCTCAAGCTAGAGCAAATGCTGCTAATCAACGACAAAGCACAAACCGTAATAGCAATTTATAG
- a CDS encoding YfhE family protein: MAADKKRKDKSKSTLSSMQEVTYSREFKNADRAGGYISNNRH, encoded by the coding sequence ATGGCAGCAGATAAGAAAAGAAAAGATAAATCAAAAAGTACACTTTCCAGTATGCAGGAAGTAACATATTCTAGAGAATTCAAAAATGCTGATCGTGCTGGTGGATACATAAGTAATAATAGACACTAA
- a CDS encoding GNAT family N-acetyltransferase produces the protein MLKKRDIYDSHALYEHMVHPDVFPFVRHKANSFEEYLFLTKQTIEAEERGELISRTILDEWGSPIGTISLFDIQDKAGFLGTWIGKPYHGKGYNKLAKDAFFNELFYELDIETIFLRIRKQNVRSTKAAEKLPYVMNANETRAHLLEQINNGEDIFNLFEITRDQYTIYKYHNADEVDDQQLKEA, from the coding sequence ATGCTAAAAAAACGTGATATTTACGATAGTCATGCACTTTATGAACACATGGTTCACCCTGATGTCTTCCCATTTGTGCGCCATAAAGCAAATTCTTTTGAAGAATATTTATTCCTAACGAAACAAACGATTGAGGCTGAAGAACGAGGTGAATTAATTTCACGTACCATTTTAGATGAATGGGGATCTCCAATCGGTACAATCAGTTTGTTTGATATCCAGGACAAAGCCGGCTTTCTAGGCACCTGGATTGGCAAACCGTATCACGGCAAAGGCTATAATAAGCTGGCAAAAGATGCTTTCTTCAATGAACTATTCTATGAATTAGATATCGAAACCATCTTTTTACGAATTCGTAAGCAAAATGTTCGTTCAACAAAAGCAGCTGAAAAACTACCATATGTTATGAATGCAAACGAAACAAGAGCACATTTACTAGAACAAATTAACAATGGCGAAGACATCTTTAATTTGTTTGAAATTACTAGAGACCAATATACAATTTATAAATACCATAATGCCGATGAAGTTGATGATCAGCAGCTGAAAGAGGCTTAA